Proteins co-encoded in one Medicago truncatula cultivar Jemalong A17 chromosome 8, MtrunA17r5.0-ANR, whole genome shotgun sequence genomic window:
- the LOC25502915 gene encoding telomere repeat-binding factor 1 isoform X1, whose protein sequence is MGAPKQKWTSEEEAALKAGVAKHGVGKWRTIIKDPEFNRVLFIRSNVDLKDKWRNLSVMGNGSSSREKSKGAIKRLNHPVPKQDDNSMAITAVTGPSDDDEIVDAQPLQVSRDMPHIPGPKRLDNLILEAISSLNELGGSNTTTIASFIEDQYRPPADFKKLLSAKLKYLTSSGKLIKVKRRYRIAPTPSYSNRERQPPMLLLEGRQKTSMKLDRVERKYPTKSEIDLEIEKVRSMSAQEAAAYAARAVADAEAAIAEAEEAAKEAEAAEADAAAAEAFAEAALKTLKGRNTSETKRVNFCVTLNRCS, encoded by the exons ATGGGTGCTCCTAAGCAGAAATGGACATCAGAAGAGGAAGCAGCTCTTAAAGCTGGAGTTGCCAAGCATGGGGTGGGAAAATGGCGTACAATAATCAAGGATCCTGAATTCAACCGTGTCTTGTTTATTCGCTCAAACGTCGATCTCAAG GATAAATGGAGAAATTTGAGTGTAATGGGAAATGGATCGAGCTCCAGGGAGAAGTCTAAGGGAGCAATCAAAAGGTTGAATCATCCGGTACCAAAACAGGATGACAACTCTATGGCTATCACTGCGGTTACTGGTCCATCCGATGATGATGAAATTGTTGATGCCCAACCTCTTCAAGTCTCAAGAGACATGCCGCACATTCCTGGTCCAAAAAG ATTAGATAACCTTATATTGGAAGCTATATCTAGCTTGAATGAGCTCGGTGGTTCTAATACAACAACTATTGCTTCTTTCATAGAG GACCAATACCGGCCACCTGCAGACTTCAAAAAGTTGTTGTCAGCAAAACTGAAGTATCTTACATCTAGCGGAAAATTGATTAAG GTGAAGCGCAGGTATAGGATTGCACCTACCCCGTCATATTCAAACAGAGAAAGACAGCCACCCATGTTATTATTGGAAGGGAGGCAGAAAACCTCTATGAAATTGGACAGGGTCGAGAGAAAATACCCTACAAAGTCTGAGATAGATTTAGAAATAGAAAAGGTAAGGTCCATGTCTGCTCAAGAGGCTGCCGCATATGCTGCTCGAGCAGTCGCTGATGCAGAAGCCGCCATAGCGGAAGCTGAAGAGGCAGCTAAGGAGGCAGAGGCTGCAGAAGCGGATGCAGCTGCAGCAGAAGCTTTTGCAGAAGCTGCATTGAAAACACTGAAGGGGAGAAACACCTCAGAGACG AAGAGAGTGAATTTCTGTGTTACTCTAAATAGGTGCTCCTAA
- the LOC11435722 gene encoding uncharacterized protein, with the protein MALRCSSAAAVAIFKSCVSLKSHIFPPISLSFQNLNSHSNSSTIFCTATKSQKNSPSSSKKKTKKKKNTSVESDDWKNLNSNTDFELLRDFSVDNDVQNVVPGVSSGSSLFYPADMPLPEPPTGFAIDENGELLLTSANRLITIVDPMNNLPLDCVVRRTFKSSDRDECMLLCPVDTPVQILKNTPDGWSAIRDEEVESILPAAAYALAKIHMHLVYSGYCYTARGGFCYTEQDILDFHTDDGTEVDGLPSDGVEITYFDLEDTRYMIYTPSEPLQFVVVKGENGMFQMADDDLLDDPAVIDAIDEETEFNALVEEEAALIEAMMDESNDDE; encoded by the exons ATGGCGCTACGTTGCTCCTCAGCAGCAGCAGTTGCAATTTTCAAGTCCTGTGTCTCTCTCAAATCACACATATTTCCTCCAATTTCACTTTCATTTCAAAACCTTAATTCTCATTCCAATTCTTCTACAATTTTCTGTACTGCAACCAAATCACAGAAAAATTCTCCTTCTTCCTCCaagaagaagacgaagaaaaagaagaatacTTCTGTTGAATCTGATGATTGGAAAAATTTGAATTCCAATACTGATTTTGAATTATTGCGTGATTTTTCTGTGGATAATGATGTTCAAAATGTTGTTCCTGGTGTTTCTTCTGGTTCCTCTTTATTTTATCCTGCTGATATGCCGTTGCCGGAACCTCCCACCGGGTTTGCCATTGACGAAAACGGTGAACTTCTGCTTACTTCGGCAAATCGGCTTATCACCATA GTTGATCCTATGAATAACCTTCCTTTGGATTGTGTTGTTCGAAGAACGTTCAAAAGTTCTGATAGAGATGAATGTATGTTGCTTTGCCCGGTTGACAC GCCtgtgcaaatactgaagaacaCACCTGATGGATGGTCAGCT ATCCGCGATGAGGAAGTTGAATCTATTCTGCCTGCTGCAGCGTATGCGCTCGCCAAGATACACATGCATCTTGTTTACAGCGG GTACTGTTACACAGCACGTGGCGGTTTTTGCTACACAGAACAAGATATACTTGATTTCCACACAG ATGATGGTACTGAAGTGGATGGCTTGCCGAGTGATGGTGTAGAAATTACATATTTTGATCTG gaagATACTCGCTACATGATTTATACACCATCTGAACCACTTCAATTTGTTGTTGTGAAG GGTGAGAATGGGATGTTTCAAATGGCTGATGAT GACTTGCTGGATGATCCTGCTGTCATTGATGCCATAGACGAGGAGACTGAATTTAATGCCTTGGTG GAAGAAGAAGCTGCACTTATTGAAGCAATGATGGATGAAAGcaatgatgatgaatga
- the LOC25502915 gene encoding telomere repeat-binding factor 1 isoform X2 — MGAPKQKWTSEEEAALKAGVAKHGVGKWRTIIKDPEFNRVLFIRSNVDLKDKWRNLSVMGNGSSSREKSKGAIKRLNHPVPKQDDNSMAITAVTGPSDDDEIVDAQPLQVSRDMPHIPGPKRLDNLILEAISSLNELGGSNTTTIASFIEDQYRPPADFKKLLSAKLKYLTSSGKLIKVKRRYRIAPTPSYSNRERQPPMLLLEGRQKTSMKLDRVERKYPTKSEIDLEIEKVRSMSAQEAAAYAARAVADAEAAIAEAEEAAKEAEAAEADAAAAEAFAEAALKTLKGRNTSETLELVNIGS; from the exons ATGGGTGCTCCTAAGCAGAAATGGACATCAGAAGAGGAAGCAGCTCTTAAAGCTGGAGTTGCCAAGCATGGGGTGGGAAAATGGCGTACAATAATCAAGGATCCTGAATTCAACCGTGTCTTGTTTATTCGCTCAAACGTCGATCTCAAG GATAAATGGAGAAATTTGAGTGTAATGGGAAATGGATCGAGCTCCAGGGAGAAGTCTAAGGGAGCAATCAAAAGGTTGAATCATCCGGTACCAAAACAGGATGACAACTCTATGGCTATCACTGCGGTTACTGGTCCATCCGATGATGATGAAATTGTTGATGCCCAACCTCTTCAAGTCTCAAGAGACATGCCGCACATTCCTGGTCCAAAAAG ATTAGATAACCTTATATTGGAAGCTATATCTAGCTTGAATGAGCTCGGTGGTTCTAATACAACAACTATTGCTTCTTTCATAGAG GACCAATACCGGCCACCTGCAGACTTCAAAAAGTTGTTGTCAGCAAAACTGAAGTATCTTACATCTAGCGGAAAATTGATTAAG GTGAAGCGCAGGTATAGGATTGCACCTACCCCGTCATATTCAAACAGAGAAAGACAGCCACCCATGTTATTATTGGAAGGGAGGCAGAAAACCTCTATGAAATTGGACAGGGTCGAGAGAAAATACCCTACAAAGTCTGAGATAGATTTAGAAATAGAAAAGGTAAGGTCCATGTCTGCTCAAGAGGCTGCCGCATATGCTGCTCGAGCAGTCGCTGATGCAGAAGCCGCCATAGCGGAAGCTGAAGAGGCAGCTAAGGAGGCAGAGGCTGCAGAAGCGGATGCAGCTGCAGCAGAAGCTTTTGCAGAAGCTGCATTGAAAACACTGAAGGGGAGAAACACCTCAGAGACG CTGGAGCTCGTCAACATTGGAAGTTAG
- the LOC25502915 gene encoding telomere repeat-binding factor 1 isoform X3 → MGAPKQKWTSEEEAALKAGVAKHGVGKWRTIIKDPEFNRVLFIRSNVDLKDKWRNLSVMGNGSSSREKSKGAIKRLNHPVPKQDDNSMAITAVTGPSDDDEIVDAQPLQVSRDMPHIPGPKRLDNLILEAISSLNELGGSNTTTIASFIEDQYRPPADFKKLLSAKLKYLTSSGKLIKVKRRYRIAPTPSYSNRERQPPMLLLEGRQKTSMKLDRVERKYPTKSEIDLEIEKVRSMSAQEAAAYAARAVADAEAAIAEAEEAAKEAEAAEADAAAAEAFAEAALKTLKGRNTSETTIPS, encoded by the exons ATGGGTGCTCCTAAGCAGAAATGGACATCAGAAGAGGAAGCAGCTCTTAAAGCTGGAGTTGCCAAGCATGGGGTGGGAAAATGGCGTACAATAATCAAGGATCCTGAATTCAACCGTGTCTTGTTTATTCGCTCAAACGTCGATCTCAAG GATAAATGGAGAAATTTGAGTGTAATGGGAAATGGATCGAGCTCCAGGGAGAAGTCTAAGGGAGCAATCAAAAGGTTGAATCATCCGGTACCAAAACAGGATGACAACTCTATGGCTATCACTGCGGTTACTGGTCCATCCGATGATGATGAAATTGTTGATGCCCAACCTCTTCAAGTCTCAAGAGACATGCCGCACATTCCTGGTCCAAAAAG ATTAGATAACCTTATATTGGAAGCTATATCTAGCTTGAATGAGCTCGGTGGTTCTAATACAACAACTATTGCTTCTTTCATAGAG GACCAATACCGGCCACCTGCAGACTTCAAAAAGTTGTTGTCAGCAAAACTGAAGTATCTTACATCTAGCGGAAAATTGATTAAG GTGAAGCGCAGGTATAGGATTGCACCTACCCCGTCATATTCAAACAGAGAAAGACAGCCACCCATGTTATTATTGGAAGGGAGGCAGAAAACCTCTATGAAATTGGACAGGGTCGAGAGAAAATACCCTACAAAGTCTGAGATAGATTTAGAAATAGAAAAGGTAAGGTCCATGTCTGCTCAAGAGGCTGCCGCATATGCTGCTCGAGCAGTCGCTGATGCAGAAGCCGCCATAGCGGAAGCTGAAGAGGCAGCTAAGGAGGCAGAGGCTGCAGAAGCGGATGCAGCTGCAGCAGAAGCTTTTGCAGAAGCTGCATTGAAAACACTGAAGGGGAGAAACACCTCAGAGACG aCGATCCCGTCTTGA